A window of Gasterosteus aculeatus chromosome 9, fGasAcu3.hap1.1, whole genome shotgun sequence contains these coding sequences:
- the sorbs2a gene encoding sorbin and SH3 domain-containing protein 2 isoform X14: MNTGTDSHSSDLDSWRSRSATDGLKNGDASSSSLAAKGFRSVRPNLQDKKSPTQGQVLSHAMNGSAPQRPLSPLSYPPPPTSLHPTLQRHSRGSEGSESLARESVVLGHTSVSGMVPIARFSEEEKRVSVIKAPHYEGIGPVDDSGIPIAIRTTVDRPKDWYKTMFKQIHKVHKADDDYSDTYNATYAVINSDDYSLSSNPTMAHPAPRTHTYRPLAKCPSDNGGRLGPREPPPSPVPPPPPPMPSLLQLRARDSDRERDSPDANEWGPPNRKVDTRKYRAEPKSIFEYEPGRSSILEHERPPPKKRLDYNPDISARQRIETSLHIAPADKAPERPASAASDYRKRRKSEPTSSQVNAQSQSRAATSPKPVDAYRPSSSLKKPVVHSSPSSPSRAKGGAACNMYSNSLTSPGPQQRPDLPPLPSDPVHCHEEASLESSSASNQSVCGKNSWQTKCQDAETWSSADEVPPVPGKLKSRSCDDLLNDGHSGSGGRNATRSESAGSLVCDGNPPSSVGSISTSSLPRLHRRRAHDSPGFLQLYRKMHQIDRAHLIPSEVIRSVRARILELERQPHLHRHRLSPWTPSWGMEVPRDMVPSRISTYESLISKSKSMPNLGDTEVPSGATTPGGSSSRASSGGVATPSFPKRRFSIESLLEEDGNGGAVPHAMDHRHRPRSPPEGQPRVGPEPSRVRSFPAPPVPQGPRANHDYSDSEQDAVASDLSDFIQVEGSSFCSESDFDHCSLTSSESLYGSSNLHHHHLRHQQHHHHLHHHHPAHQSLGQSQGYQHRHLISSCKGRCPASYTRFTTMLRHERERARQQLQRPSQQSAGSRSQIQSSQSQQSMSKLAFLVSPVPFRRKKGSPPTSRRSSGGAERGGRPKSKQAIYEALDAALRDIYEHIQAERGHRGSRAPDDSILRRILAELLPNVPERSSSLRGRRGCWQGGQSSTSLYPDGSPTEYASHRGDPSTPRLQSPLGYGRHSDSSNNNEYAEEQGNGNGLCYSDQDVSRCYSTMDGRHTPQSRRPATDREVSHKQMTQLILFSLLHQKQPARAIYDFKAQTAKELTFKKGDAVNIIRQIDNNWYEGEHRGQVGILPISYVERMPSSEKQQPIRPPPPAHVREIGEGVARYNFNADTNVELSLRKGERVVVIRQVDQNWYEGRIPDTSKQGIFPVSYIDIVKRSTSKSSSHHIDPHGYPGNRTPSSTPTKPPYHLPPPSATRDLPSGRPPLRRLDLQAITSEWLSLTLEPSASAPAYPPATTPAPPTPPPLPAALASFLKAEEPNAPSPAQSKRESALTHQRFSITPAGRLALGHTPFSPLPPPPPVPHPPFSSPLPDSLLQYNSGKAQPLHILQPEILSLTMPEPLTSPAQAPLQDKSYLEVDKSSKVPDVKLQVKDPYDELLSMILDGSTGLDFPRLSPVDSPAAKPTGESQSRFKPKAEGSQPDVKPAAVTPASDSAGDRLAVQFHRPVAMDPIAWGAQSKTVNEPQRPPSMTGRGYTELFIEEDDDAREDRGEDVDGLNGGLGPQADVSPSTLTRLPPSDLSSPSAPAPQSSLPPPSPSSFTPSSFSTSSFTPTSSLTSSLTPLSMSSLTSSFIPSLSSSTFTPSSSFVPSSSSCSQSEQQPRSAIPPTPPVSPRPPSRPHLMTSERSSASAPSSPPPLRSPPAPPQLPVTHPPSLLCFSHLVESIPAPTPPKPASPPLATPRSPPTVPRPGCRSPKVKQDPVVGGKPPRSPILSRRSYLSSVRGRRRLVQDALQGGGDPYQAVYNYLPRNEDELELKEGDVVNVMEKCDDGWFVGTSRHSKLFGTFPGNYVKQL, from the exons ATGAATACAG GGACTGATTCTCACTCATCAGACTTGG ATTCTTGGCGGTCGCGCAGTGCAACAGATGGCCTTAAGAATGGAGACGCCAGCAGCTCATCTCTTGCTGCCAAAGGTTTCCGCAGTGTCAGACCCAACCTGCAGGACAAAAAGTCACCAACGCAG GGCCAGGTCCTCTCTCACGCTATGAATGGAAGTGCTCCTCAGaggcccctctctcctctctcctatcctccgccccccacctccctccacccGACGCTCCAGAGACACAGCCGAGGTTCAG AGGGCAGCGAGTCCCTTGCCAGAGAGTCCGTGGTTCTGGGCCACACGAGCGTCAGCGGCATGGTGCCCATCGCTCGCTTctccgaggaggagaagagggtgtCGGTCATCAAAGCCCCGCACTACGAAGGCATCGGCCCTGTGGACGACTCCGGCATCCCCATCGCCATCCGCACG ACGGTGGATAGGCCGAAGGATTGGTACAAAACTATGTTCAAGCAGATCCACAAGGTTCACAAAGCCG ATGATGACTATTCTGACACATACAACGCAACGTATGCGGTCATAAACAGCG ATGACTACAGCCTCTCATCCAACCCCACCATGGCCCACCCCGCTCCCCGGACACACACGTACAGGCCGCTGGCCAAATGCCCCTCGGACAACGGAGGGCGTCTGGGCCCCCGTGAGCCTCCGCCGtcccctgtgccccccccacctccgcccATGCCatccctcctccagctgagggccAGAGACAGCGATCGCGAGAGAGACTCGCCTGACGC GAACGAATGGGGTCCTCCCAACAGGAAGGTGGACACGCGGAAGTACCGCGCCGAGCCCAAGAGTATTTTTGAGTATGAGCCCGGAAGGTCTTCCATTTTGGAGCATGAAAGACCA CCTCCTAAAAAACGGCTGGATTATAATCCAGACATCTCCGCTCGTCAACGTATTGAG ACATCCCTGCACATCGCTCCTGCTGACAAGGCTCCCGAGAGGCCGGCGAG TGCTGCGAGCGActacaggaagaggaggaagtccGAGCCCACAAGTTCCCAAGTCAATGCTCAGTCTCAGAGCAGAGCTGCAACCTCCCCTAAACCAGTGGATGCCTACAGACCCAGCAGCAGCCTAAAGAAACCAGTGGTTCATTCCTCACCATCCTCGCCCTCCAGAGCCAAAG GTGGGGCCGCATGTAACATGTATTCAAACAGCTTGACCTCCCCAGGGCCTCAGCAACGCCCCGATCTCCCCCCTTTACCCTCTGACCCCGTCCATTGCCACGAGGAGGCCAGCCTAGAAAGCAGCTCCGCCTCTAATCAGTCCGTCTGCGGTAAGAACAGCTGGCAGACGAAATGCCAGGACGCCGAGACGTGGAGCAGCGCAGATGAGGTACCGCCGGTCCCCGGCAAGCTCAAGTCACGCAGCTGCGATGACTTACTCAACGATGGGCATTCCGGCTCAGGCGGGCGCAACGCCACCCGCTCAGAAAGTGCCGGGTCCCTCGTCTGCGACGGGAATCCCCCGAGCTCTGTCGGGTCCATCTCCACCAGCTCGCTGCCTCGCCTCCACCGCCGACGCGCGCACGACTCACCGGGCTTCCTCCAGCTCTATCGCAAGATGCACCAGATCGACCGAGCTCACCTCATCCCGTCGGAAGTCATCCGCTCGGTCCGCGCTCGCATCCTGGAGCTGGAGCGCCAGCCCCACCTGCATCGCCATCGCCTCTCTCCCTGGACGCCGTCCTGGGGCATGGAGGTGCCGCGCGACATGGTGCCGAGCCGCATTTCTACATACGAGAGTCTCATTTCAAAGTCCAAATCCATGCCGAACTTGGGCGATACCGAGGTGCCTTCAGGCGCCACCACCCCAGGTGGATCGTCGTCTCGAGCCAGCAGCGGGGGCGTCGCCACGCCCAGTTTTCCGAAGCGCCGTTTTTCCATCGAGTCTCTATTGGAGGAAGACGGCAACGGCGGAGCAGTTCCTCACGCCATGGACCACCGGCACCGACCCCGCAGCCCGCCCGAGGGTCAGCCTCGAGTCGGGCCGGAGCCCAGCCGCGTGCGTTCCTTCCCCGCTCCTCCCGTCCCTCAAGGCCCGCGAGCCAACCACGACTACTCTGACAGCGAGCAAGACGCCGTCGCGTCCGACCTCAGCGACTTCATCCAGGTGGAGGGCTCCTCCTTCTGCAGCGAGAGTGACTTCGACCACTGCTCGCTGACCTCGTCCGAGAGCCTGTACGGCTCCTCCaaccttcaccaccaccacctccgtcatcagcagcaccaccatcacctccaccaccaccaccctgctCACCAAAGTTTAGGCCAGAGCCAGGGCTACCAACACCGCCACCTCATCAGCTCGTGCAAAGGCCGCTGCCCGGCCTCTTACACCCGCTTCACCACCATGCTTCGCcacgagagagagcgagcgcgcCAGCAGCTCCAGAGACCCTCGCAGCAGAGCGCCGGCAGCCGCTCCCAAATCCAGAGCTCCCAGTCCCAGCAGTCGATGTCCAAGCTGGCCTTCCTGGTCAGCCCAGTGCCTTTCCGCAGGAAAAAGGGCTCCCCGCCCACCTCCAGAAGAAGCAGTGGCGGCGCAGAGCGAGGAGGCAGACCCAAGTCCAAACAGGCCATTTACGAAGCGCTAGACGCGGCCCTCAGAGACATTTACGAGCACATTCAAGCGGAGCGAGGCCACAGAGGAAGCAGGGCTCCCGACGACAGCATCCTGAGGAGAATACTCGCCGAACTGCTGCCAAACGTGCCTGAGCGAAGCTCCTCGCTgcgtgggaggagggggtgttggCAAGGGGGCCAGTCCTCCACATCTTTGTACCCAGATGGGAGCCCCACAGAATACGCCTCGCACAGAGGGGACCCCTCCACGCCGCGGCTACAGTCACCGCTCGGCTACGGACGCCACTCGGACAGCTCAAACAATAACGAATATGCAGAGGAGCAGGGCAATGGAAATGGTCTCTGTTATTCAG ACCAGGATGTCTCCAGGTGTTATTCCACCATGGACGGACGCCACACACCCCAGAGCAGAAGGCCCGCGACTGACCGAGAG GTCTCCCATAAACAGATGACACAACTTATTctgttctctctcctccatcagaAACAGCCTGCGAGAGCCATTTATGATTTTAAGGCACAAACGGCTAA GGAGCTGACTTTTAAGAAGGGTGATGCGGTGAACATCATCCGGCAGATAGACAACAACTGGTATGAAGGAGAGCACCGCGGGCAGGTTGGGATCTTACCCATTTCCTACGTGGAG AGGATGCCGTCGTCAGAGAAGCAGCAGCCGATTCGTCCTCCTCCGCCCGCACACGTCAGAGAGATTGGAGAGGGAGTGGCTCGCTACAACTTCAATGCTGACACTAATGTGGAGCTGTCGCTGAGAAAG ggcgAGAGAGTGGTTGTGATAAGGCAGGTGGACCAGAACTGGTACGAGGGGAGGATCCCGGACACAAGCAAACAAGGCATTTTTCCCGTCTCATATATTGACATCGTCAAGCGCTCCACGTCCAAGAGTTCCAGCCACCACATAGACCCACACGGTTACCCTGGCAACAGGACACCAAGCTCTACACCCACCAAG CCTCCCTaccacctccctccaccctccgcCACTCGTGACCTCCCCTCCGGTCGCCCCCCGTTGAGAAGGCTTGACCTGCAAGCTATCACCAGCGAGTGGCTGTCACTCACTTTGGAACCTTCAGCGTCCGCTCCAGCTTACCCCCCCGCGACCACGCCTGCACCGCCcacaccgccccccctccccgctgccCTCGCCTCTTTCCTGAAGGCAGAGGAACCCAATGCCCCCTCACCTGCACAATCAAAGAGAGAGTCTGCCCTGACGCACCAGAGATTTTCCATAACTCCTGCAGGGAGACTTGCTTTAGGCCAcacccctttctctcctcttcctcccccccctccggtTCCACAtccccccttttcctctccaCTGCCTGACTCTTTATTGCAATACAACAGTGGCAAAGCTCAACCATTACACATTTTGCAGCCTGAGATTTTGTCCCTCACAATGCCAGAGCCACTAACCTCCCCCGCACAAGCTCCTCTGCAGGACAAGTCGTATTTGGAAGTGGACAAAAGCAGCAAAGTCCCCGATGTCAAGCTGCAGGTAAAGGACCCCTATGACGAGCTGTTGTCCATGATTCTGGATGGTTCCACCGGCTTAGACTTTCCAAGATTGTCTCCGGTAGATTCCCCTGCAGCCAAGCCAACCGGTGAATCCCAGAGCAGGTTTAAGCCAAAAGCTGAGGGTTCTCAGCCGGATGTGAAGCCTGCAGCAGTAACGCCAGCCAGTGACTCGGCTGGCGACCGCTTAGCGGTGCAGTTCCACCGGCCTGTCGCAATGGACCCCATCGCTTGGGGGGCGCAGTCAAAAACTGTGAACGAGCCTCAGAGGCCCCCGTCGATGACAGGAAGGGGATATACCGAGTTGTTCATTGAGGAAGACGATGACGCtagagaggacagaggggaggatGTTGACGGTTTAAATGGGGGACTCGGCCCACAG GCTGATGTCTCTCCCTCCACTTTGACACGGCTCCCCCCCTCcgacctctcctccccctcagcaCCGGCACCCCAATCCTCTTTACCTCCGCCATCTCCATCCTCTTTtactccttcttctttttctacaTCTTCTTTTACTCCTACTTCATCTTTAACTTCTTCTTTAACTCCTCTTTCTATGTCTTCTCTTACTTCATCTTTTATTCCTTCTTTATCTTCATCTACTTTTACTCCTTCGTCTTCTTTTGTTCCCTCCTCGTCTTCTTGCTCACAGTCAGAGCAGCAGCCTCGTAGCGCCATCCCTCCCACGCCCCCCGTCTCCCCTCGTCCCCCGTCCCGTCCTCACCTCATGACGTCGGAGCGTTCTTCGGCCTCGGCGCCGTCCTCGCCTCCCCCCCTGCGCtcccctcccgctcctccaCAGCTCCCTGTCACTCACCCCCCGAGCTTACTCTGCTTCTCACATCTGGTTGAATCCATCCCGGCCCCGACCCCCCCTAAGcccgcctctcctcccctcgCCACTCCGCGCTCTCCTCCCACTGTCCCCCGTCCAGGATGTAGGTCCCCCAAGGTGAAG CAGGATCCAGTTGTCGGTGGTAAACCCCCTCGTAGCCCCATCTTGTCCCGGAGGTCCTATCTGTCCTCGGTTAGAGGTCGCCGG CGATTGGTGCAGGATGCTCTCCAGGGTGGAGGAGATCC GTACCAGGCCGTGTACAACTACCTGCCTCGCAACGAGGACGAGCTGGAGCTGAAGGAGGGCGACGTTGTAAATGTGATGGAGAAGTGTGACGATGGCTGGTTCGTTG gGACGTCTCGACACAGCAAGTTGTTTGGAACCTTTCCAGGAAACTACGTGAAACAGCTATAA
- the sorbs2a gene encoding sorbin and SH3 domain-containing protein 2 isoform X15 — MNTGTDSHSSDLDSWRSRSATDGLKNGDASSSSLAAKGFRSVRPNLQDKKSPTQGQVLSHAMNGSAPQRPLSPLSYPPPPTSLHPTLQRHSRGSEGSESLARESVVLGHTSVSGMVPIARFSEEEKRVSVIKAPHYEGIGPVDDSGIPIAIRTTVDRPKDWYKTMFKQIHKVHKADDDYSDTYNATYAVINSDDYSLSSNPTMAHPAPRTHTYRPLAKCPSDNGGRLGPREPPPSPVPPPPPPMPSLLQLRARDSDRERDSPDANEWGPPNRKVDTRKYRAEPKSIFEYEPGRSSILEHERPTSLHIAPADKAPERPASAASDYRKRRKSEPTSSQVNAQSQSRAATSPKPVDAYRPSSSLKKPVVHSSPSSPSRAKGGAACNMYSNSLTSPGPQQRPDLPPLPSDPVHCHEEASLESSSASNQSVCGKNSWQTKCQDAETWSSADEVPPVPGKLKSRSCDDLLNDGHSGSGGRNATRSESAGSLVCDGNPPSSVGSISTSSLPRLHRRRAHDSPGFLQLYRKMHQIDRAHLIPSEVIRSVRARILELERQPHLHRHRLSPWTPSWGMEVPRDMVPSRISTYESLISKSKSMPNLGDTEVPSGATTPGGSSSRASSGGVATPSFPKRRFSIESLLEEDGNGGAVPHAMDHRHRPRSPPEGQPRVGPEPSRVRSFPAPPVPQGPRANHDYSDSEQDAVASDLSDFIQVEGSSFCSESDFDHCSLTSSESLYGSSNLHHHHLRHQQHHHHLHHHHPAHQSLGQSQGYQHRHLISSCKGRCPASYTRFTTMLRHERERARQQLQRPSQQSAGSRSQIQSSQSQQSMSKLAFLVSPVPFRRKKGSPPTSRRSSGGAERGGRPKSKQAIYEALDAALRDIYEHIQAERGHRGSRAPDDSILRRILAELLPNVPERSSSLRGRRGCWQGGQSSTSLYPDGSPTEYASHRGDPSTPRLQSPLGYGRHSDSSNNNEYAEEQGNGNGLCYSDQDVSRCYSTMDGRHTPQSRRPATDREVSHKQMTQLILFSLLHQKQPARAIYDFKAQTAKELTFKKGDAVNIIRQIDNNWYEGEHRGQVGILPISYVERMPSSEKQQPIRPPPPAHVREIGEGVARYNFNADTNVELSLRKGERVVVIRQVDQNWYEGRIPDTSKQGIFPVSYIDIVKRSTSKSSSHHIDPHGYPGNRTPSSTPTKPPYHLPPPSATRDLPSGRPPLRRLDLQAITSEWLSLTLEPSASAPAYPPATTPAPPTPPPLPAALASFLKAEEPNAPSPAQSKRESALTHQRFSITPAGRLALGHTPFSPLPPPPPVPHPPFSSPLPDSLLQYNSGKAQPLHILQPEILSLTMPEPLTSPAQAPLQDKSYLEVDKSSKVPDVKLQVKDPYDELLSMILDGSTGLDFPRLSPVDSPAAKPTGESQSRFKPKAEGSQPDVKPAAVTPASDSAGDRLAVQFHRPVAMDPIAWGAQSKTVNEPQRPPSMTGRGYTELFIEEDDDAREDRGEDVDGLNGGLGPQADVSPSTLTRLPPSDLSSPSAPAPQSSLPPPSPSSFTPSSFSTSSFTPTSSLTSSLTPLSMSSLTSSFIPSLSSSTFTPSSSFVPSSSSCSQSEQQPRSAIPPTPPVSPRPPSRPHLMTSERSSASAPSSPPPLRSPPAPPQLPVTHPPSLLCFSHLVESIPAPTPPKPASPPLATPRSPPTVPRPGCRSPKVKQDPVVGGKPPRSPILSRRSYLSSVRGRRRLVQDALQGGGDPYQAVYNYLPRNEDELELKEGDVVNVMEKCDDGWFVGTSRHSKLFGTFPGNYVKQL; from the exons ATGAATACAG GGACTGATTCTCACTCATCAGACTTGG ATTCTTGGCGGTCGCGCAGTGCAACAGATGGCCTTAAGAATGGAGACGCCAGCAGCTCATCTCTTGCTGCCAAAGGTTTCCGCAGTGTCAGACCCAACCTGCAGGACAAAAAGTCACCAACGCAG GGCCAGGTCCTCTCTCACGCTATGAATGGAAGTGCTCCTCAGaggcccctctctcctctctcctatcctccgccccccacctccctccacccGACGCTCCAGAGACACAGCCGAGGTTCAG AGGGCAGCGAGTCCCTTGCCAGAGAGTCCGTGGTTCTGGGCCACACGAGCGTCAGCGGCATGGTGCCCATCGCTCGCTTctccgaggaggagaagagggtgtCGGTCATCAAAGCCCCGCACTACGAAGGCATCGGCCCTGTGGACGACTCCGGCATCCCCATCGCCATCCGCACG ACGGTGGATAGGCCGAAGGATTGGTACAAAACTATGTTCAAGCAGATCCACAAGGTTCACAAAGCCG ATGATGACTATTCTGACACATACAACGCAACGTATGCGGTCATAAACAGCG ATGACTACAGCCTCTCATCCAACCCCACCATGGCCCACCCCGCTCCCCGGACACACACGTACAGGCCGCTGGCCAAATGCCCCTCGGACAACGGAGGGCGTCTGGGCCCCCGTGAGCCTCCGCCGtcccctgtgccccccccacctccgcccATGCCatccctcctccagctgagggccAGAGACAGCGATCGCGAGAGAGACTCGCCTGACGC GAACGAATGGGGTCCTCCCAACAGGAAGGTGGACACGCGGAAGTACCGCGCCGAGCCCAAGAGTATTTTTGAGTATGAGCCCGGAAGGTCTTCCATTTTGGAGCATGAAAGACCA ACATCCCTGCACATCGCTCCTGCTGACAAGGCTCCCGAGAGGCCGGCGAG TGCTGCGAGCGActacaggaagaggaggaagtccGAGCCCACAAGTTCCCAAGTCAATGCTCAGTCTCAGAGCAGAGCTGCAACCTCCCCTAAACCAGTGGATGCCTACAGACCCAGCAGCAGCCTAAAGAAACCAGTGGTTCATTCCTCACCATCCTCGCCCTCCAGAGCCAAAG GTGGGGCCGCATGTAACATGTATTCAAACAGCTTGACCTCCCCAGGGCCTCAGCAACGCCCCGATCTCCCCCCTTTACCCTCTGACCCCGTCCATTGCCACGAGGAGGCCAGCCTAGAAAGCAGCTCCGCCTCTAATCAGTCCGTCTGCGGTAAGAACAGCTGGCAGACGAAATGCCAGGACGCCGAGACGTGGAGCAGCGCAGATGAGGTACCGCCGGTCCCCGGCAAGCTCAAGTCACGCAGCTGCGATGACTTACTCAACGATGGGCATTCCGGCTCAGGCGGGCGCAACGCCACCCGCTCAGAAAGTGCCGGGTCCCTCGTCTGCGACGGGAATCCCCCGAGCTCTGTCGGGTCCATCTCCACCAGCTCGCTGCCTCGCCTCCACCGCCGACGCGCGCACGACTCACCGGGCTTCCTCCAGCTCTATCGCAAGATGCACCAGATCGACCGAGCTCACCTCATCCCGTCGGAAGTCATCCGCTCGGTCCGCGCTCGCATCCTGGAGCTGGAGCGCCAGCCCCACCTGCATCGCCATCGCCTCTCTCCCTGGACGCCGTCCTGGGGCATGGAGGTGCCGCGCGACATGGTGCCGAGCCGCATTTCTACATACGAGAGTCTCATTTCAAAGTCCAAATCCATGCCGAACTTGGGCGATACCGAGGTGCCTTCAGGCGCCACCACCCCAGGTGGATCGTCGTCTCGAGCCAGCAGCGGGGGCGTCGCCACGCCCAGTTTTCCGAAGCGCCGTTTTTCCATCGAGTCTCTATTGGAGGAAGACGGCAACGGCGGAGCAGTTCCTCACGCCATGGACCACCGGCACCGACCCCGCAGCCCGCCCGAGGGTCAGCCTCGAGTCGGGCCGGAGCCCAGCCGCGTGCGTTCCTTCCCCGCTCCTCCCGTCCCTCAAGGCCCGCGAGCCAACCACGACTACTCTGACAGCGAGCAAGACGCCGTCGCGTCCGACCTCAGCGACTTCATCCAGGTGGAGGGCTCCTCCTTCTGCAGCGAGAGTGACTTCGACCACTGCTCGCTGACCTCGTCCGAGAGCCTGTACGGCTCCTCCaaccttcaccaccaccacctccgtcatcagcagcaccaccatcacctccaccaccaccaccctgctCACCAAAGTTTAGGCCAGAGCCAGGGCTACCAACACCGCCACCTCATCAGCTCGTGCAAAGGCCGCTGCCCGGCCTCTTACACCCGCTTCACCACCATGCTTCGCcacgagagagagcgagcgcgcCAGCAGCTCCAGAGACCCTCGCAGCAGAGCGCCGGCAGCCGCTCCCAAATCCAGAGCTCCCAGTCCCAGCAGTCGATGTCCAAGCTGGCCTTCCTGGTCAGCCCAGTGCCTTTCCGCAGGAAAAAGGGCTCCCCGCCCACCTCCAGAAGAAGCAGTGGCGGCGCAGAGCGAGGAGGCAGACCCAAGTCCAAACAGGCCATTTACGAAGCGCTAGACGCGGCCCTCAGAGACATTTACGAGCACATTCAAGCGGAGCGAGGCCACAGAGGAAGCAGGGCTCCCGACGACAGCATCCTGAGGAGAATACTCGCCGAACTGCTGCCAAACGTGCCTGAGCGAAGCTCCTCGCTgcgtgggaggagggggtgttggCAAGGGGGCCAGTCCTCCACATCTTTGTACCCAGATGGGAGCCCCACAGAATACGCCTCGCACAGAGGGGACCCCTCCACGCCGCGGCTACAGTCACCGCTCGGCTACGGACGCCACTCGGACAGCTCAAACAATAACGAATATGCAGAGGAGCAGGGCAATGGAAATGGTCTCTGTTATTCAG ACCAGGATGTCTCCAGGTGTTATTCCACCATGGACGGACGCCACACACCCCAGAGCAGAAGGCCCGCGACTGACCGAGAG GTCTCCCATAAACAGATGACACAACTTATTctgttctctctcctccatcagaAACAGCCTGCGAGAGCCATTTATGATTTTAAGGCACAAACGGCTAA GGAGCTGACTTTTAAGAAGGGTGATGCGGTGAACATCATCCGGCAGATAGACAACAACTGGTATGAAGGAGAGCACCGCGGGCAGGTTGGGATCTTACCCATTTCCTACGTGGAG AGGATGCCGTCGTCAGAGAAGCAGCAGCCGATTCGTCCTCCTCCGCCCGCACACGTCAGAGAGATTGGAGAGGGAGTGGCTCGCTACAACTTCAATGCTGACACTAATGTGGAGCTGTCGCTGAGAAAG ggcgAGAGAGTGGTTGTGATAAGGCAGGTGGACCAGAACTGGTACGAGGGGAGGATCCCGGACACAAGCAAACAAGGCATTTTTCCCGTCTCATATATTGACATCGTCAAGCGCTCCACGTCCAAGAGTTCCAGCCACCACATAGACCCACACGGTTACCCTGGCAACAGGACACCAAGCTCTACACCCACCAAG CCTCCCTaccacctccctccaccctccgcCACTCGTGACCTCCCCTCCGGTCGCCCCCCGTTGAGAAGGCTTGACCTGCAAGCTATCACCAGCGAGTGGCTGTCACTCACTTTGGAACCTTCAGCGTCCGCTCCAGCTTACCCCCCCGCGACCACGCCTGCACCGCCcacaccgccccccctccccgctgccCTCGCCTCTTTCCTGAAGGCAGAGGAACCCAATGCCCCCTCACCTGCACAATCAAAGAGAGAGTCTGCCCTGACGCACCAGAGATTTTCCATAACTCCTGCAGGGAGACTTGCTTTAGGCCAcacccctttctctcctcttcctcccccccctccggtTCCACAtccccccttttcctctccaCTGCCTGACTCTTTATTGCAATACAACAGTGGCAAAGCTCAACCATTACACATTTTGCAGCCTGAGATTTTGTCCCTCACAATGCCAGAGCCACTAACCTCCCCCGCACAAGCTCCTCTGCAGGACAAGTCGTATTTGGAAGTGGACAAAAGCAGCAAAGTCCCCGATGTCAAGCTGCAGGTAAAGGACCCCTATGACGAGCTGTTGTCCATGATTCTGGATGGTTCCACCGGCTTAGACTTTCCAAGATTGTCTCCGGTAGATTCCCCTGCAGCCAAGCCAACCGGTGAATCCCAGAGCAGGTTTAAGCCAAAAGCTGAGGGTTCTCAGCCGGATGTGAAGCCTGCAGCAGTAACGCCAGCCAGTGACTCGGCTGGCGACCGCTTAGCGGTGCAGTTCCACCGGCCTGTCGCAATGGACCCCATCGCTTGGGGGGCGCAGTCAAAAACTGTGAACGAGCCTCAGAGGCCCCCGTCGATGACAGGAAGGGGATATACCGAGTTGTTCATTGAGGAAGACGATGACGCtagagaggacagaggggaggatGTTGACGGTTTAAATGGGGGACTCGGCCCACAG GCTGATGTCTCTCCCTCCACTTTGACACGGCTCCCCCCCTCcgacctctcctccccctcagcaCCGGCACCCCAATCCTCTTTACCTCCGCCATCTCCATCCTCTTTtactccttcttctttttctacaTCTTCTTTTACTCCTACTTCATCTTTAACTTCTTCTTTAACTCCTCTTTCTATGTCTTCTCTTACTTCATCTTTTATTCCTTCTTTATCTTCATCTACTTTTACTCCTTCGTCTTCTTTTGTTCCCTCCTCGTCTTCTTGCTCACAGTCAGAGCAGCAGCCTCGTAGCGCCATCCCTCCCACGCCCCCCGTCTCCCCTCGTCCCCCGTCCCGTCCTCACCTCATGACGTCGGAGCGTTCTTCGGCCTCGGCGCCGTCCTCGCCTCCCCCCCTGCGCtcccctcccgctcctccaCAGCTCCCTGTCACTCACCCCCCGAGCTTACTCTGCTTCTCACATCTGGTTGAATCCATCCCGGCCCCGACCCCCCCTAAGcccgcctctcctcccctcgCCACTCCGCGCTCTCCTCCCACTGTCCCCCGTCCAGGATGTAGGTCCCCCAAGGTGAAG CAGGATCCAGTTGTCGGTGGTAAACCCCCTCGTAGCCCCATCTTGTCCCGGAGGTCCTATCTGTCCTCGGTTAGAGGTCGCCGG CGATTGGTGCAGGATGCTCTCCAGGGTGGAGGAGATCC GTACCAGGCCGTGTACAACTACCTGCCTCGCAACGAGGACGAGCTGGAGCTGAAGGAGGGCGACGTTGTAAATGTGATGGAGAAGTGTGACGATGGCTGGTTCGTTG gGACGTCTCGACACAGCAAGTTGTTTGGAACCTTTCCAGGAAACTACGTGAAACAGCTATAA